Genomic window (Paenibacillus sp. 37):
GGACAGGGCACTAATTTCATTAATTAAACGATCATAGTTACTGTGTAATTCTAACGGACAATACTTCTTAAAAGATTCTAATAGAGTATTACCACTCCATTCATGGCGTGAATTTTGGGACGAGTAATTAAGCGATATCTTATGTATTTTCCCGACCATTTGTCCAATGTTTTCATAAAACGTATTGCTCTCCTCGGCGATTACTGCATTTCTGCCTGGTGCTTTCTCAAAAGCTGTCACGATAAAGGACCCGTCAATGATATGAATAAGATCCCCTGATAAAGATTGAATAGGCCTTGCTACTTTCATTCCGCGATCAGCCAGAAACATGATGAAATCTAGTTCCGCTCTTGTTAATAATTCATTTCGATGGGTGACATGCGTAATTCTTAAAATGACTTCTCTATTTCCAACAACGCCGGAATAAACGAAATTTTGAAACCCATTTAATTCGATAATGGAGTTCTGAAGTATTCCAAAACATTGTGCGGACTCTTTCAATATATCTTTTGTGAATAGTAGTTTAATCTTTTTATCCATATAATTTCTCCCCCTTTACTTCTATGGTAACAAGAGGAGCCAAATGAGAAAATGCAGAATTTAATTAGAATCAAATTTTACACAAAAAGTCACATCGGAAAGCTCGATGTGACTTACAAATGAATCTAATGACTCTATTCAGCATCATTCTGCTCTTCCAGCCATCTCAAAATCGCTTAGTTTGTTTCTTCCGGCTTTTCTTGCTGGATCCAATGACCGCAATCCAGATTGACCACTTCCGCATTAGGCACGAACTTTGTCAGGTTTTTAGACCCTTATGACTGTATCCCGGTCACCATAGATCATGAGGGTCGGCTGTATCATCAAAATGAAGGGGGTTGCGATTTGAGCTGTTTCATCCCTTCTTCAGATGAAGCGATCAATATTCCAAGCCTTCTTAAGCGTGTTTCTTCTTTCTTGGCGCTCATTACCCACCAGATAGAATCTCTTTTATAGGATGGTGATAAATTAGTGAAGAATAGCCAGGCTGTTTGATTTGCCTTGATTTGTTCTTCATATTCTTTGGCAAGTTCCACGTTTCTTTGTTCAGAGGAATAGCCTTGTGCATCGGTTCTGTTGTTAAAGACGTGGATTCCTTCTGGTCTCATCTTTCCAAGCTGTATTAGTGCTTTTACCTTCTTTACGTTCACAGCACTCCATACACTATTTACTTTGCGCGGAGTAAAGCGAATCTTATAGCTTTGTTTATCAATGGTTTTTCGTATACCGTCAATCCACCCAAAACAAAGAGCGGCATCTACTGATGCAGACCAAGTAAGGCTTGCACGCCCTGTACTTATCCCAAAATAGCCCACCCAAATTTCACTAGCTTCAGCATGATGTTCTTCTAACCAATCATTAAACTCTTCTTGGTTGTTGAAAAACACTACATCTCCCATTGTTCCAGCCATTTTAAAATCGCTTGGTTTGTTTCTTCCGGCTTTTCTTCCTGGATCCAATGACCGCAATCCAGATTGACCACTTCCACATTGGGCACGAACTTTGTCAGGTTTTCAGACTTCGCAACCACATCCCGGTCGCCGTAGATCATGAGGGTCGGCTGCTGGATGATTGGGTTCACTTTCGCCAATAAGCGCCAGTTGCGGTCAAGGTTCCTGTACCAATTTAAGCTGCCCGTGAACCCTGATGTTTCAAAAGCGGAGACGTAAACGGCCAGCTCGCTTTCGCTCAATATGGGCTCACCGAGCGGTGTTTCTGCTCTGGCGAGATTGATCAACGCCATACCTGGCTCAGGTGCTCTGAGAGGCTCGTTCTTCCGGTACAGGTTGCGAAGGAACCTGTATGTATTGTCTTCGAATACGGCGTCCGCGACGCCTGGCTGTCGATTGAAGTGGACGAAATAGAAATCTCCGCCAAGTATTTCTTCCATGAACTCGATCCAGGGTTTTTCTCCGCGCTCTTGATAAGGCAAGCTCAGATTTATCACTTTATTGACGCGGTTTGGATGCAACAAGGTCAGTCCCCAAACGACGAATGCACCCCAGTCATGACCGACAAAGGTAGCATCCTCGTATCCATAGTGATCGAGAAGCGCGATGAGATCACCCGACAAGTGTTCAATGTCATAGTCTGTTACTTCGGTTGGACGGAATGAGTTGCCGTAACCCCTCTGGTTGGGAACGATGACATGGTAGCCTGCTGCGGCAAGTGCGTCCATCTGATGGCGCCAAGAATAGGCATGCTCTGGCCAGCCGTGGCAGAGTACAATAGGTTTTCCAGCGTTTTCTCGGCCTGCTTCAAACACTTCGAGTTCCACACTGTTGACTGAAATAAGGGTGGGCTTGGGAAAATCGGTTGGATTAAACATTGAATTAAAACCTCCTTCTTGTGATACATGTAGTATAATGGATAAAAGGTGACACCTTAGTGTCACCTTTATAAAATCATGTAAAAAAAGAGGGCAATTATGAACAAAGTGGAGAGACTCATTTCGATTATCATGATATTGCTGAGGAAAGAGATTGTTTCTACAACGGAATTCTCACAACTATTCAATGTCTCCAAAAGAACGATCCTTCGCGATATGGAAACATTGAGCTTATCGAACATCCCAATCTACTCTGTCAATGGCGTCAAAGGCGGCTACGGCATAATGGACGAATACAAGGTCGATAAACGCCTTCTAAGCAGCACCGATTTACAGAATATATTGGCTGCGCTCGGCGGATTGGAACAACTCCTCCTTACTGAAGAAGTGGAAAGAACGATAAAAAAAATAGAGGCAATGGTTAGTCCATT
Coding sequences:
- a CDS encoding phosphotransferase enzyme family protein — translated: MDKKIKLLFTKDILKESAQCFGILQNSIIELNGFQNFVYSGVVGNREVILRITHVTHRNELLTRAELDFIMFLADRGMKVARPIQSLSGDLIHIIDGSFIVTAFEKAPGRNAVIAEESNTFYENIGQMVGKIHKISLNYSSQNSRHEWSGNTLLESFKKYCPLELHSNYDRLINEISALSKEKNTYGLIHGDISPGNYLNDGDKAFIIDYDEVEYSWFVSDIATPLFYEIPIPWVVSGDVRKEIAKRYYFNFLNGYCKEYTVSQSQLNKVPLFINLRQARVLAALYRSRDFNAPDWTEWYEQARRFYYENLLNNTPYIDMDFLS
- a CDS encoding YdeI/OmpD-associated family protein, which translates into the protein MAGTMGDVVFFNNQEEFNDWLEEHHAEASEIWVGYFGISTGRASLTWSASVDAALCFGWIDGIRKTIDKQSYKIRFTPRKVNSVWSAVNVKKVKALIQLGKMRPEGIHVFNNRTDAQGYSSEQRNVELAKEYEEQIKANQTAWLFFTNLSPSYKRDSIWWVMSAKKEETRLRRLGILIASSEEGMKQLKSQPPSF
- a CDS encoding alpha/beta fold hydrolase, which translates into the protein MFNPTDFPKPTLISVNSVELEVFEAGRENAGKPIVLCHGWPEHAYSWRHQMDALAAAGYHVIVPNQRGYGNSFRPTEVTDYDIEHLSGDLIALLDHYGYEDATFVGHDWGAFVVWGLTLLHPNRVNKVINLSLPYQERGEKPWIEFMEEILGGDFYFVHFNRQPGVADAVFEDNTYRFLRNLYRKNEPLRAPEPGMALINLARAETPLGEPILSESELAVYVSAFETSGFTGSLNWYRNLDRNWRLLAKVNPIIQQPTLMIYGDRDVVAKSENLTKFVPNVEVVNLDCGHWIQEEKPEETNQAILKWLEQWEM